Below is a genomic region from Macaca thibetana thibetana isolate TM-01 chromosome 1, ASM2454274v1, whole genome shotgun sequence.
ttccccctattaCAAAACCTTTGTGGTCAATCTTAATATATTTGACTTCAAGTCTTCCCTATGCATTATAGACTTTTTAAAACACCTGCTtacatacatattattatatatacacataatacagAAATAAGGTACTCTCAAAATCTGATGAGGTATATGAATCTTAGATCAGGAAATTTGGTCTAAGTCTCTACTCCCTGTTGGCAGGGGTAGCAGAAGATAGGCAAGGAAATCCAAGTGCCAGACTTAACATATATAATTTCTGCACATAGCTCCCAACTCAACACAAGCTGTGAGTAGGGCACAGAAAACAGACAGGAGTGGTAGACTGCCCTACAGGTGTGAGGGTTAGGGAGTCCTTCTGCTCATAAAAGTTATCTTAGAGCCAAAGTCATACTAGATGGGATAGAAAAAATATTACTGTGGATTCCATGAAGTGATGAAGATGGGTCAgatatttactagctgtgtgacactataaaagttatttaatattttctgaacctctgtttcctcTCCTAAGTAATTGGGATGAAGTTCTCACTTCATATGGTATTAAGCAAGAGATATAGATAAGGCATTTTTATGATGCCTAGTATATGAGAGTCATAAGTGGAAGGATATACTAAAAAAGGACTGAATGTGACAGGctgcaaataaagttttagtgACCACATGTAGGCAGTGGCCACTTCAAGTCAGATAGACAGAAACAAGAAGGTACAAGTGAGCAAGCAGAATCCTTCCCCTGGGCTTTATGTTCTCTCTGCCATACTAAGTTTGTGATCAGGAAGaacagacagaaaacagaaaaacaaacaacaaggtGATGCATTTGGATACCTGAAGTTTACTAGTGAGGGTCTTCTCTTGCTCTTCCAGCAACTGGGCCCTGTCCCTCTCTATCTTCTCAGTCAATTGTTTCACATGTTCCTGAtaactcttctctttctcttccatcaTCTGCTGatactttatttgcatttcctccaCCATTTTTGCTGAAGCCTGTGCAGATTCAGCTTTTGCATGTTCCActgtggaggaaaaggaagaaaaaaagtttgtgtgGGGTTATCTTATTACCTCATTCTTTGTTATAAACTTACTTGCCATTGTTGCTGCTGACTGCATATGACCTACTCAGAGATGACCTCAATAAGTAAGACACGTCTTGCTTTAGTTTATGGAAGTTAGGTTTATCcagtcaaattatttaaaatttgaaaagcttTAGGATAAGCTGATCCTTTGACTTGCTCCTCACCTTcaatctccttttccttttttgtgagaATCTTGTCTGTCTGTAGAATTGCATCAGTCACAGACTCCTTGGATTTCAAGTATGTCTGCAAAATCTCTTCAGCCTTAGGACCCAGAGAACACAGAGTGAGAAGTAGGAAATGGCTGTAAGCAGGTGTTCCTGTTCGTCTGTCAACCATCTTTTCTTCTGAGAATTCTTCCTCTTGGTGTGCCTGGTGGTCAAGATTCCCTATCACAGGGCCAGATACATGCTCCAAACTGGCCAATCAGATGACCTTACTTAGCAGAATCTTATTTAGGAGGATGATATAGATACTGGGAAATAAGATTCCCTGTTCTTTTCAAATTGAGGGCTCTAAATTTAATGCTGTGGTTCCATATGGGCTGAGCTGACTGGAGAATGAAGCCCTCCTTGAGAGAGCAAGTCAGAGTGATTCAgatagagggaggaagagagggagagaattgTGGGGATGCAGGGAGGACATCAGGCAGAGAGACAGATCATGACATTATTTGAAATCTTGGATCCAGATGTCCTTTAAATCCAGTTTGAAACCTAAAACAATgaattaccaatttttttttaagcaaccaTCATTGGGTTTTTGTctcttggaacagaaaaaaattcagctgTAATGATCATGACAACAACTTGGTGGTTAATCTGATAATTGAATTTATAACTCAATAGTTAATTGACTACACTCTCTAATTAAgtaactacctttttttttttgagacagaatcttgctctgttgccaggctggagtgcagtggcacgatctcagctcactgcaacctccgcctcctgggttcaagtgattctcctgcctcagcctcccaagtagctggaattacaagcacccgccaccacgctcagctaatttttgtatttttagtagagatggggtttcaccatgttgggcaggatggtcttgatctcttgacctcataatctgcctgcctcggcctctcaaagtgctgggattacaggcatgagtcactgtgcccggcctaattaactaatttttgaaagaaagagtctggctctgttgcccaggctagagtgctatggtgcagtcttggttcactgaacCTCccgggcccaagcaattctcctgcctcaaccttctgagtagctgggactacaggcatgtgccacagtgcccggctaatttttatattcttacgagagacaggtttcgccatgttgctcaggctggtcttaaactcctgagctcaagcaatctgcctgcctctgccccccaaagtgttaggattacaggcttgagccaccgcacccgctgACTGCACTTCCTTTGATGAGCACCTGGGACATATCTGGTGTAACAGTCTCCCTGCATATGTTATTGAATGAAAGCATGAATGTTATACAGACAAAAAAGCACACCTGTGTGCAACGAGACTTGGTCACCTTAGTGTTTGTAGGAGGCAGGTCAGCAGATTTCCATAATTGACAGATGAATCTTGGTTACCTGTATCCCCTTCCTTGGTTCCTCATGGTACTTTTTCTTCAGGTCTTGTAGCTTCTGAATAAAGAGACGATAGCCCCCTGGTTTCGAATAAATTCCCATCTTCACTTCCTCTTCTAGAGGGCTGAAAATGTCCTGAAGTAAAGCTGAGCAACGATCTGATGATGCTTCCTGATTCTGTTTACAAAAGTCATCCCGCTTTTTTACTAGCTGGACCTTTAATGTAAAAGCACGAAGTAAAAAGAATAACAGGGAAAAGGATGTGAGCTTGACCTCAGAATTTTGGGAAagacttctgaaaataaaaagtcaatgaCTCTGGAGAAACTGACAGACTCCTCAGCAGGAGCACACTCTTCCTCCTGACCCCACTTTCTACTGAAGTCGCTTTCTTTTTGGAGGTGAGATTCAGGGCTGAGATTGACAGCTTTATGTCAACTGTTAGAGGAAAACTCTGCTTTTGCATATTGGACTAATGATTTCATATGGAATAAATGTGGTTGAACAGAACCCTGCTCAAGATAACTAAGAAGAAAACTTTCTTTGCATTTGGCTAGAATATCAAATCAGTCTGAGAAGAGTGGGCATGTAATTTGATTAGAAGCTCTGATTGTCAGTTACATGAATTTAATAAAGGGAAGACCCTTTATTGATAAGcaatgtttttaaactttgagTCTGaagtaataaaattgtttttttctgattattatgaTTACCAAGAGCTAGTTGTCaccattttaaaatctagaataattatttctctcaaaataaataacaatttcatTTCTTAGTAGTACTTTACCTTCCAAAATCCAAATTCATGTAAACGTGACAGAAAAATTACCGctaatttcttttgaaacagatGGTCCACATCCTTGAAAGAGTTCTTCATAAATACTTCAGTGGCCTCCCTCTCACTGACTCTGTGCATGTCTAGCAGCTCCTGGAGGGTTTCCGTGGGCAGCTGCACTTTCTGGCCCATCTGCTGGTCGTAGTGAGCAATGGCTTTTTGCACTGCAACTGAGTTCTCTATCTGGGCCAAGGCCAGGATTGCGTTCTCCATGCAGGGCAGATCCCCACTGCTGATAGCATCAATATAGGTCAGCACCAGGCTTTCTAGACCTACGTATAGAGAACAAACGATAATGTTTCTTGTACTAAAGAAAATTCTGTATTCTGTGTAATTCTGAACACGTCAATTTCCACCTGTTTTCCTCACAGCATCAAGGTCCTCAGAATCAACTGGAAGCTTGCTGGAAATGCCTATTGTCAGCCTCTGtcccagatctactgaattagACTTTTCTCTTTGGGTAAGATCCCCAGATGATATGTATGCATACTGACATTTGAGAATCCTTGTTCTAAATGACATAGGCCTGTGTTAGTTGAATGTTTGCATCCATTTCAGCCCCAAGCACCATCAGAAAAGGAACCCATAGCTATTTCATTTATGACTGTATCCTCAGCCTATTCACAGTAGCATTTGATCAATACTTATGGAACAAATGATACTCTCCTAGTCAAAAGGAGTCCTCCATTTGGTTTATTTTAGCACAGCATTGTCAAAGTAAACTTTCTGTAATGATGGAAGTGTTCTGTATGTGCTGTTCAGTAAGCTAGCCACTAAGAACATGTAAATATAAGCCCCTGAAATATAGCCATGTGAATTCACATTAATTTTTCCTTATATTAATtgatttacatttacatttagatAGTCCCACTTGTCTAATGGCTACTGTACAGTACAGGCCCAGTTTACTGTGGCAATTTTCAgtaataaaacttttttcctttgcttttcctaTCCTATCCCACCAAGAAAGTTGACCAACAAAATCTATTAGAAATGTTGGTGTCATCTAGAGTTTAACACAAATGTAGCAGTAGATTGGGATTTTTCAATGCTAAAACTAGGTGGAGTTATTCCATGCTCCTTTcatattgtttttttcctctgtcacccatgctggagtgcagtggcgtgatctcatctcactgcaacctctgcctcccaggttcaagcaattctcctgcctcagcctcccaagtagctgggattacaggcatgtgccaccatgcctgtctaatttcttttttatgtttagtagaaacatagttttgccatgtgggctaggttggtctcaaactcctggcctcaagtgatctgccctcctcggcctcccatagtgctgatattacaggtgtgagccatcatgcctggccatcCTTTAGTTTTAACAATGAGCAGAAGTACTAGGAAGGGGACTTACGAGGCCCGTTGACCTTGATGCCTCCTGAAAGAGTTTTAGTTTTGGAATTGCTAAAGATGTAGGAACAAAAGTCTGCTACTTGTTGCACAAATTCGGGGTCCAGCTCTTCATCATGTAGTTTCTCGAGCTGGGCAAGCTTCTTGCAGTGAACGGGGTGATCAAAGACAAAGCATTTCTTCTTTGGGAAGAACTTCCGGATACAGAGTCGGGGcagattaaaatttttatctttttcactgGTACctagaaaaacataataaagaaatTTGCCTAATATAAGTGTTTCTATAAAGGGTCaaatagtaagtattttaggctcTGCAGGCTAGGTGGTCTCTTTTCCAAGTACTCAACTCTGTTATTGGAGCATGACAACAGCtttagaca
It encodes:
- the LOC126963823 gene encoding guanylate-binding protein 3, whose product is MAPEIHMTGPMCLIENTNGELVANPEALKILSAITQPVVVVAIVGLYRTGKSYLMNKLAGKNMGFSLGSTVESHTKGIWMWCVPHPKKPEHTLVLLDTEGLGDVKKGDNQNDSWIFALAILLSSTFVYNSMGTINQQAMDQLHYVTELTHRIRSKSSPDENENEDSADFVSFFPDFVWTLRDFSLDLEADGQPITADEYLEYSLKLTQGTSEKDKNFNLPRLCIRKFFPKKKCFVFDHPVHCKKLAQLEKLHDEELDPEFVQQVADFCSYIFSNSKTKTLSGGIKVNGPRLESLVLTYIDAISSGDLPCMENAILALAQIENSVAVQKAIAHYDQQMGQKVQLPTETLQELLDMHRVSEREATEVFMKNSFKDVDHLFQKKLAVQLVKKRDDFCKQNQEASSDRCSALLQDIFSPLEEEVKMGIYSKPGGYRLFIQKLQDLKKKYHEEPRKGIQAEEILQTYLKSKESVTDAILQTDKILTKKEKEIEVEHAKAESAQASAKMVEEMQIKYQQMMEEKEKSYQEHVKQLTEKIERDRAQLLEEQEKTLTSKLQEQARLLKERCQGESTQLQNEIQKLQKTLEKKTKRYMSHKLKI